In one Pseudomonas purpurea genomic region, the following are encoded:
- a CDS encoding transporter substrate-binding domain-containing protein, with product MPRRLKDYLIILSAGLCLSTALNAAESGIENYSLLSRSAPGPMDTHLDPSQQQWVDTQQVLKLGTSAPDYPPFDLTLSGRDYEGLTADYAGILARMVGLPIKVQRFANRDAAIQALENGDVDLLGTANGFEARNPHILLSTPYAVDQPVLVTREGETRSLSDGLAGLRLSMVYHYLPLDEVKTLYPKAIITSYPSYQNALNAVAFDQADVFLGDTISTHYMINKGYLNNVRMANFGKHEAYGFSFAVNKNNPQLLDIINATLKRVTSLEKEKIAKRWSAGSDILLTDHKLQLSTREERWLAQHPVVRVIVNEAYAPLTFFDADDNFRGITADLLELIRLRTGLRFEIQRSRSDSKMIDQVTQHQADIIAAMLPSTEREAQLNFSRPYLENSYVLLTRKSPASATSLEQLKDQRLAIAQGNPLVPFLRTEFPGIRLIETADTFSAVELLAQGEAEGAVNSLVIANYFTASQVFRDKLQISATIGTRQAAFSLATSRSATELNSILDKALLSIAPDELGIINSRWRGYSAVSDSPWRNYRRLIYQIVIGATLILAVLLSWNTYMRRQIKQRQMAERALNDQFEFMRALVNGTPHPIYVRNRAGLLQSCNDSYLQAFSAKREEVIGKTVVQGAMNNASEALDYQADYQRVMAEGTPLIVDRPLHIAGKALTIYHWILPYRDSTGEVQGIIGGWIDISERRRLFDDLRTAKERADDANRAKSTFLATMSHEIRTPMNAVIGMLELSLIGADQGLLDRPAIEVAYHSAKDMLGLIGDILDIARIESGHMSLAPERVNLRETLQTVVRVFEGLARQKNLDLTLEFSPDSPHTDVLTDPLRFKQIFSNLISNAIKFTEHGQICIKARLTPMDEPNKLRMEVQVHDSGVGISEVDLQRLFQPFAQADNSGQLARSGAGLGLVISRNLCEMMGGTLTLSSTPGVGTQVNVSLSIPSLPQAPTTGNAETTPPVASVRLNVLIVDDHPANRMLMCQQLSYLGHQFVTANHGEEGLKVWKSNPFDVVLADCNMPVMNGYELTRAIRDHEQLAQLAPCTIIGFTANAQPEEKTRCKQAGMDDCLFKPLSLGALNQRLEALVPTPRNAAFNLEGLELLTGGDPLLIQRLYTQLLSSNRLDRQELLALSHAHGRQAFIDVAHKIKGAARIAQASRLIEGCEALERASHEGFAKEDIEACCLEIESALLELEQALSQYVIDPQLTTSGA from the coding sequence ATGCCCAGGCGTTTAAAGGACTATCTGATTATTTTGAGCGCAGGTTTATGCCTGAGCACCGCCCTGAACGCAGCAGAATCCGGAATCGAGAACTACTCCCTGCTTAGCCGTTCCGCCCCAGGCCCCATGGACACTCACCTGGACCCGAGTCAGCAACAATGGGTGGATACCCAACAGGTGTTGAAACTGGGCACCTCCGCCCCCGACTATCCACCGTTCGACTTGACCCTCAGCGGTCGGGACTACGAAGGGTTGACCGCTGATTACGCAGGCATCCTCGCGCGAATGGTCGGCCTGCCGATCAAGGTCCAGCGCTTTGCGAACCGTGATGCAGCCATTCAGGCGCTGGAAAACGGCGATGTGGACCTGCTGGGGACCGCCAACGGTTTTGAAGCACGCAACCCGCACATTCTGCTTTCCACGCCTTATGCGGTAGACCAGCCGGTTCTGGTCACGCGTGAAGGAGAAACCCGGTCCCTGAGCGACGGGCTCGCGGGGCTGCGCCTGAGCATGGTGTATCACTACTTGCCGCTGGATGAAGTCAAGACGCTTTACCCCAAGGCAATCATCACGTCCTACCCGTCCTATCAAAACGCGCTCAACGCGGTGGCCTTCGATCAGGCCGATGTGTTCCTCGGCGATACCATTTCCACCCACTACATGATCAACAAGGGTTACCTGAACAACGTGCGCATGGCCAACTTTGGCAAGCATGAAGCCTACGGATTCAGCTTCGCGGTCAACAAGAACAACCCGCAGTTGCTGGACATCATCAATGCCACCCTGAAACGGGTGACCAGCCTCGAAAAGGAAAAGATTGCCAAGCGCTGGAGTGCCGGCAGCGACATCCTGCTCACCGATCACAAACTGCAATTGAGCACGCGCGAAGAACGCTGGCTGGCACAACACCCCGTGGTACGCGTGATCGTCAACGAAGCCTATGCACCACTGACATTTTTCGATGCCGATGACAACTTCCGAGGCATTACTGCCGATTTGCTGGAGCTGATCCGTCTGCGCACGGGCTTGCGCTTCGAGATCCAGCGCAGCCGCAGCGACAGCAAGATGATTGATCAGGTAACGCAACACCAGGCCGATATCATCGCCGCGATGCTGCCCAGTACGGAGCGTGAAGCTCAACTGAACTTCAGTCGCCCCTACCTTGAGAACTCCTACGTCCTGCTGACGCGCAAATCCCCGGCCAGCGCGACCAGCCTTGAACAGCTTAAGGACCAACGCCTCGCGATAGCCCAAGGCAATCCGCTGGTGCCGTTCTTGCGCACCGAGTTTCCAGGGATTCGCCTGATTGAAACCGCCGATACATTCAGTGCGGTGGAACTCCTGGCCCAAGGCGAAGCAGAAGGGGCGGTCAACTCACTGGTGATCGCCAACTACTTCACGGCCTCTCAAGTGTTCCGGGACAAGTTGCAGATCAGCGCGACCATCGGCACCCGCCAGGCCGCGTTTTCCCTGGCCACCTCCCGCAGTGCCACGGAGTTGAACTCGATCCTCGACAAGGCGCTGTTAAGCATTGCGCCGGACGAACTGGGCATTATCAATAGCCGCTGGCGAGGCTACAGCGCCGTTTCCGACAGCCCGTGGCGCAACTACCGCCGCCTGATTTACCAGATCGTGATCGGCGCGACGCTCATATTGGCGGTGTTGCTGAGCTGGAACACCTACATGCGTCGGCAGATCAAGCAGCGCCAGATGGCCGAACGTGCGCTGAACGATCAGTTCGAATTCATGCGTGCGCTGGTCAATGGCACCCCTCACCCCATTTACGTGCGAAACCGTGCGGGGTTGCTGCAAAGCTGCAACGACAGCTACCTGCAAGCCTTCTCGGCCAAACGCGAAGAAGTCATTGGCAAGACTGTCGTGCAAGGCGCCATGAACAATGCATCCGAGGCCCTGGATTATCAGGCCGATTATCAACGCGTGATGGCAGAAGGTACGCCACTGATTGTGGATCGGCCGCTGCACATTGCCGGCAAGGCACTGACGATCTACCACTGGATCCTCCCCTACCGGGACTCCACCGGCGAGGTGCAAGGCATCATCGGCGGGTGGATCGATATCAGCGAACGACGACGACTGTTCGATGACCTGCGAACGGCCAAGGAACGGGCCGACGATGCCAACCGCGCCAAGAGTACGTTCCTGGCCACCATGAGCCATGAAATCCGCACGCCCATGAACGCGGTGATCGGCATGCTTGAGCTGTCGCTCATCGGTGCCGACCAGGGGCTTCTGGATCGCCCTGCCATCGAAGTCGCGTATCACTCGGCCAAGGACATGCTGGGGCTGATTGGTGACATCCTAGACATTGCCCGGATCGAGTCCGGCCACATGAGCCTGGCCCCTGAGCGCGTCAATCTGCGCGAAACCTTGCAGACCGTGGTTCGCGTCTTCGAGGGGCTGGCCCGGCAAAAAAACCTCGACCTGACGCTCGAGTTCAGCCCTGACAGCCCGCACACCGACGTACTGACGGACCCGCTGCGCTTCAAACAGATCTTCTCGAACCTGATCAGCAATGCCATCAAGTTCACCGAGCATGGCCAAATCTGCATCAAGGCCCGCCTGACCCCGATGGACGAACCCAACAAGTTGCGGATGGAAGTCCAGGTCCATGACAGCGGGGTCGGCATCAGTGAGGTGGATTTGCAACGGCTGTTCCAGCCCTTTGCGCAAGCCGACAACTCAGGGCAACTGGCCAGAAGTGGCGCAGGGCTGGGGCTGGTCATCAGCCGCAACCTGTGTGAAATGATGGGCGGCACGCTCACGCTCAGCAGCACGCCTGGGGTCGGCACTCAGGTCAACGTGTCCTTATCGATCCCCTCCCTCCCGCAGGCCCCGACCACCGGCAACGCAGAGACCACGCCGCCCGTGGCATCGGTGCGTTTGAATGTATTGATCGTCGACGATCACCCCGCCAACCGCATGCTGATGTGCCAACAACTGAGTTATCTCGGGCACCAGTTTGTCACCGCCAACCACGGCGAAGAAGGCTTGAAGGTCTGGAAAAGCAATCCGTTCGACGTGGTGCTCGCCGACTGCAACATGCCGGTCATGAATGGCTACGAACTGACCCGTGCGATCCGCGACCATGAGCAACTGGCACAACTGGCGCCCTGCACGATCATCGGGTTTACCGCCAATGCTCAACCCGAAGAGAAGACGCGGTGCAAACAGGCAGGCATGGACGATTGCCTGTTCAAACCCCTCAGCCTCGGTGCGTTGAATCAACGCCTGGAGGCCTTGGTGCCCACACCTCGCAATGCGGCCTTCAACCTGGAGGGCCTGGAGTTGTTGACAGGCGGCGACCCGCTGTTGATCCAGCGCTTGTACACGCAGTTGCTGAGCAGCAATCGGCTGGACCGCCAGGAACTGCTCGCCCTGTCCCACGCCCACGGACGCCAGGCGTTTATCGACGTTGCACACAAGATCAAGGGCGCGGCCCGAATCGCTCAGGCATCCCGGCTGATTGAAGGTTGTGAAGCCCTTGAGCGCGCGAGTCACGAAGGCTTTGCCAAGGAAGACATCGAGGCCTGTTGCCTGGAAATCGAGAGCGCCCTGCTCGAACTGGAACAGGCGCTGAGCCAATACGTGATCGATCCGCAGCTCACGACCTCGGGGGCATGA